From a single Methylosinus sp. H3A genomic region:
- a CDS encoding restriction endonuclease subunit S gives MRQTNTILELADKAPHALNGGPFGSKLVSSMYVHKGVPVIRGINLPFDRRFNANDFVFVSQQKADELSAHIARPGDLVFTQRGTLGQIGLIPENGPYDRYVVSQSQMKLTVDPSMADSTFIYYYFRQPRIIAQIEALASSSGVPHINLQMLREFEVSLPSCDEQRRIADFLARFDDLIENNTRRIAILEDMARRIFEEWFVHFRAPGCEGLPLVESAIGPIPRGWTMATIKDVCDKVDYGYTAKATQENIGPKFLRITDIVPAAIDWSRVPYCSIPAKKAEQYSLSPGDIVIARTGATTGYAKHLGKRHPSAVFASYLVRLRITNISSNYYLGQVIESDKYKAFIARNVGGAAQPNANAQVLTSMPIILPPKRLLEQFDHIMEGFADLREILECANANLRAQRDLLLPKLIAGEIDVSAAATALKEAAE, from the coding sequence ATGCGCCAAACAAACACAATTTTGGAACTCGCGGATAAAGCGCCACATGCTCTCAACGGTGGCCCTTTTGGTTCGAAGCTCGTTTCAAGTATGTATGTGCATAAAGGTGTTCCTGTTATCCGTGGAATAAATCTTCCCTTCGATCGTCGGTTTAACGCCAACGATTTTGTATTTGTATCGCAGCAAAAAGCTGATGAATTAAGCGCGCACATTGCGCGACCGGGAGATCTTGTATTCACTCAACGGGGGACACTCGGCCAGATTGGGCTGATACCAGAAAATGGTCCTTATGATCGTTACGTGGTTTCACAAAGTCAGATGAAACTTACGGTAGATCCGTCAATGGCCGATTCTACTTTCATTTATTATTATTTCAGACAGCCAAGGATAATAGCTCAAATTGAAGCTTTAGCGTCTTCGTCTGGGGTGCCTCATATAAATCTTCAAATGCTCAGAGAGTTCGAGGTTTCACTGCCCAGCTGCGATGAACAACGGCGTATAGCGGATTTCCTTGCCAGGTTTGACGACCTCATCGAGAACAACACGCGGAGGATTGCGATCCTGGAGGATATGGCGCGGCGCATTTTCGAGGAATGGTTCGTCCATTTCCGCGCCCCCGGCTGCGAGGGTCTGCCCTTGGTCGAAAGCGCCATCGGGCCGATCCCGCGTGGGTGGACGATGGCTACGATCAAAGACGTTTGCGATAAAGTCGACTACGGCTACACCGCTAAAGCCACACAGGAAAACATCGGCCCGAAGTTTCTGAGAATCACAGATATCGTTCCCGCGGCCATTGATTGGAGCCGTGTTCCATATTGCAGTATCCCAGCAAAAAAAGCTGAGCAGTATTCTTTATCTCCAGGTGACATTGTTATAGCCCGCACTGGCGCTACGACTGGATACGCGAAGCATCTTGGCAAACGTCACCCCTCTGCTGTCTTTGCGTCGTATTTGGTCCGCCTCCGGATCACCAATATTTCTTCGAATTATTATTTAGGGCAAGTTATCGAGAGTGACAAATATAAGGCGTTCATTGCGAGAAACGTCGGCGGGGCGGCGCAACCGAACGCCAATGCCCAAGTCCTTACCTCTATGCCGATAATATTGCCGCCTAAGCGACTGTTGGAACAGTTTGATCATATCATGGAAGGCTTTGCAGACCTGAGAGAGATCTTGGAGTGTGCAAACGCCAACCTCCGCGCCCAGCGCGATCTCCTCCTCCCCAAGCTCATCGCCGGCGAGATCGACGTCAGCGCCGCTGCGACAGCGCTGAAGGAGGCGGCGGAATGA
- a CDS encoding class I SAM-dependent DNA methyltransferase has product MASDDADTDRRLWNVADQLRANSGLKPSEYSRPVLGLLFLRYADGRFAEAEKKLKPRPGSRLGAPTPDAFKAQGVVYLTPEARFSHLLALPEGANLGRALNGAMADIEKHNPDLADALPKNYGAVGDDILRELIKQLAPLDISGDAFGRVYENFMGNFAKQEMQKGGEFYTPSSIVQLIVEIIEPYHGRILDPACGSGGMFVHSADFVRAHKRAPEKELSIFGIEKVAETQRLARMNLAVHGVGGTIREANAYYDEPFPIVGQFDYLMANPPFNVDGVDKEKDAIKKREDRFPHGLPKPDNANYLWIEMFWSALNETGRAGFVMANSAADARGTELDIRKALIETGMVDCIVSVGPNFFYTVTLPCTLWFFDKGKTKTKRANEVLFIDARHVFRQIDRAHREFTDAQIEFLANIVRLWRGEQVELIRNSFDLLDERGLAKSYADVPGLCKAASREEIEAQGWSLNPGRYVGASAREAETEDFREKLEELQEEFERLTGEARELETLIASNVAELM; this is encoded by the coding sequence ATGGCTTCGGATGATGCGGATACAGATCGGCGGCTCTGGAACGTGGCGGACCAGCTGCGGGCGAATTCCGGCCTCAAGCCTTCCGAATATTCCCGCCCGGTGCTCGGTCTCTTGTTCCTCCGCTATGCGGACGGGCGCTTCGCCGAAGCGGAGAAGAAGCTGAAGCCGCGTCCGGGCAGTCGTCTCGGCGCGCCGACGCCGGATGCTTTCAAGGCGCAGGGCGTCGTCTATCTGACCCCGGAGGCGCGCTTCTCCCATCTCCTCGCTCTGCCCGAGGGCGCCAATCTCGGCCGCGCCCTCAATGGCGCGATGGCGGACATAGAAAAGCACAATCCCGATCTCGCCGACGCTCTACCCAAGAATTACGGCGCCGTCGGAGACGATATTCTGCGCGAGCTCATCAAGCAGCTGGCTCCGCTCGACATCTCCGGCGACGCCTTCGGGCGTGTCTATGAGAATTTCATGGGCAATTTCGCCAAGCAGGAGATGCAGAAGGGCGGCGAGTTCTACACACCCTCCAGCATCGTGCAGCTCATCGTCGAGATCATCGAGCCCTATCACGGCCGCATCCTCGATCCCGCCTGCGGCTCCGGCGGCATGTTCGTCCATTCGGCCGATTTCGTGCGCGCCCATAAGCGCGCGCCGGAGAAGGAGCTGTCAATCTTCGGCATTGAGAAGGTCGCCGAGACGCAGCGCCTGGCGCGCATGAATCTCGCGGTTCATGGCGTCGGTGGGACGATCCGCGAGGCCAACGCCTATTATGACGAGCCCTTCCCTATCGTCGGCCAGTTCGATTACCTCATGGCAAATCCGCCTTTCAATGTCGATGGCGTCGACAAGGAGAAGGATGCGATCAAGAAGCGCGAGGATCGCTTCCCGCATGGGCTGCCCAAGCCCGACAACGCTAATTATCTCTGGATCGAGATGTTCTGGTCGGCGCTGAACGAGACGGGCCGCGCCGGCTTCGTCATGGCCAATTCCGCCGCCGACGCGCGCGGCACGGAGCTCGACATTCGCAAGGCGCTGATCGAGACGGGGATGGTGGATTGCATCGTCTCGGTCGGGCCGAATTTTTTCTACACGGTCACTCTGCCTTGCACGCTCTGGTTCTTCGACAAGGGCAAGACGAAGACCAAGCGCGCGAATGAGGTTCTCTTCATCGACGCGCGCCATGTGTTCCGCCAAATCGACCGCGCGCATCGCGAGTTCACGGACGCGCAGATCGAGTTCCTCGCCAATATCGTGCGTCTGTGGCGTGGGGAGCAAGTGGAGCTGATCCGCAATTCCTTCGATCTGCTCGACGAGCGCGGGCTTGCGAAGAGCTATGCCGATGTGCCGGGCCTCTGCAAGGCGGCGAGCCGCGAGGAGATTGAGGCGCAGGGCTGGAGTCTCAATCCTGGACGCTACGTCGGCGCCTCGGCGCGTGAGGCGGAGACCGAGGATTTTCGCGAGAAGCTCGAGGAGTTGCAGGAGGAGTTCGAGAGGCTGACGGGAGAGGCACGTGAATTGGAGACTCTCATTGCCTCAAATGTTGCGGAATTGATGTAA
- a CDS encoding recombinase family protein: protein MRGAIAYVRVSTEHQAANGISLDGQTTQIRRFAKDIGFKIMKVMRESASAMGESIESRPVLREAADLSDRKGWPIIVASFDRFTRNLATAENHVLNNKLHIISASNGPDADYLVLRSQAARAQKEGREIGRRTREGLAKAKARGARLGNTVNLNEAQRKGADANRALARQRAGEFARILAEARRQGAQTAGQIASTLNQAGYSTARGGPWTSANVYRVLRQLKPSGRGEGRSGSMPISRADAPEEVDLTAEELEWLSVELKEQESRE, encoded by the coding sequence ATGCGTGGAGCTATAGCGTATGTAAGAGTTTCGACTGAGCATCAGGCAGCAAATGGGATAAGCTTGGATGGTCAAACGACACAAATTCGTAGATTTGCTAAGGATATAGGCTTTAAGATAATGAAGGTAATGAGGGAGTCTGCCTCGGCAATGGGCGAATCTATTGAAAGCCGGCCAGTGCTTAGAGAGGCTGCTGATTTATCTGACCGTAAGGGGTGGCCTATAATCGTGGCGAGTTTCGATCGATTTACACGAAATCTGGCTACGGCAGAGAATCATGTTCTCAACAATAAGCTACATATTATTTCAGCAAGCAACGGCCCCGATGCCGATTACCTCGTTCTGCGCAGTCAAGCCGCGCGTGCTCAAAAAGAAGGGCGGGAGATCGGTCGGCGCACAAGGGAAGGGCTGGCCAAGGCTAAGGCTCGTGGCGCCCGTCTCGGCAATACTGTCAACTTGAATGAGGCGCAGAGGAAAGGCGCCGATGCCAACAGAGCCCTCGCTCGGCAGCGCGCCGGAGAATTCGCGAGAATACTCGCCGAAGCTCGCCGGCAGGGCGCACAAACGGCCGGTCAAATTGCATCGACGCTCAATCAGGCTGGCTATTCGACGGCTCGTGGCGGTCCTTGGACGTCAGCAAACGTCTACCGAGTTCTGCGGCAATTGAAGCCTTCAGGGCGGGGCGAAGGGCGATCGGGATCGATGCCAATCTCGCGTGCTGATGCCCCGGAGGAGGTCGACCTGACCGCAGAGGAATTAGAATGGCTCTCGGTTGAGCTCAAAGAGCAAGAATCACGGGAGTAG
- a CDS encoding aldo/keto reductase, which yields METVSIEKLLPSKLGFGAAPLGNMFRDIPEEEARATVEAAWNDGVRYFDTAPFYGAGLAELRLGEALAGKPREDYVISTKVGRVILDEIEDVGARDLGEKSGVFAHGRPNRIVNDYSESATLRSLEDSLKRLRTDHIDFIFVHDVAQDFYGDEWLAMFESAHLGAFRTLDRLRDEGVIAGWGLGVNRVEPIEIVMELDEPRPDIFLLAGRYTLLDHEKALQRVMPMAAERGLRIVVGGPYSSGALVGGPNFEYAPATPAILDKVARIKAIADEHGVGMKAAGLQFSLAHPAVAAAIPGASRPSRIAEDRAAMDEIIPAEFWRRLRDAGLIDPAAPTPVAR from the coding sequence ATGGAAACGGTGAGCATAGAGAAGCTTCTGCCGAGCAAGCTCGGCTTCGGCGCCGCCCCGCTCGGCAATATGTTTCGCGACATTCCCGAGGAGGAGGCGCGCGCGACTGTGGAGGCCGCCTGGAACGACGGCGTCCGCTATTTCGACACGGCGCCCTTCTATGGCGCCGGCCTCGCGGAACTCCGCTTGGGCGAGGCCTTGGCGGGCAAGCCGCGCGAGGATTACGTCATCAGCACCAAGGTGGGCCGCGTCATCCTCGACGAGATCGAGGACGTCGGCGCCCGCGATCTCGGCGAGAAGAGCGGCGTCTTCGCGCATGGCCGTCCGAACCGCATCGTCAATGATTATTCGGAGAGCGCGACGCTGCGCTCGCTGGAAGACAGCCTGAAGCGCCTGAGGACAGACCATATCGACTTCATCTTCGTCCATGACGTGGCGCAGGATTTCTATGGCGACGAATGGCTGGCCATGTTCGAGAGCGCGCACCTCGGAGCGTTTCGCACTCTCGACCGACTGCGCGACGAGGGCGTGATCGCGGGATGGGGACTCGGCGTGAACCGCGTCGAGCCGATCGAGATCGTGATGGAGCTCGACGAGCCGCGTCCCGACATATTTCTGCTCGCCGGCCGCTACACGCTGCTCGACCATGAGAAGGCGCTTCAGCGCGTGATGCCGATGGCGGCGGAGCGCGGCCTTCGTATCGTCGTCGGCGGCCCCTATAGCTCGGGCGCGCTGGTGGGCGGGCCCAATTTCGAATATGCGCCGGCGACGCCTGCCATTCTCGACAAGGTCGCGCGGATCAAGGCGATCGCCGACGAGCATGGAGTCGGCATGAAGGCGGCCGGGCTGCAATTCTCGCTCGCGCATCCGGCGGTCGCGGCGGCGATACCCGGCGCGAGCCGTCCGAGCCGCATTGCAGAGGATCGCGCCGCCATGGATGAGATCATTCCGGCAGAGTTTTGGCGCCGTCTGCGCGACGCCGGCCTCATCGACCCCGCCGCGCCCACTCCTGTTGCACGGTGA
- a CDS encoding SDR family oxidoreductase, with protein sequence MSEGIEGKVVLITGGGVGLGAETARHLAARGARIAVAARRKDKLDAVVAEITKAGGKARAYPLDVTDKHQVKAVVDAAVADFGRLDVIVNNAGLMPIRPMIEVNTDEWDAMIDVNLKGVLYGIAAALPIFVAQDSGHVINISSVAGTKVFAPGGTVYSGTKFAVRAISEGLRQEIGGKIRVTSIEPGAVDSDLKYSTTSAARATVMDFYKIAIPAASVARAIAFAIEQPADVDINEIVLRPTAQEF encoded by the coding sequence ATGAGCGAAGGCATCGAAGGCAAAGTCGTGCTCATCACCGGCGGCGGCGTCGGACTCGGCGCCGAGACCGCACGCCATCTCGCCGCACGCGGCGCCCGCATCGCCGTCGCAGCGCGCCGCAAGGACAAGCTCGACGCGGTCGTCGCCGAGATCACGAAAGCCGGCGGAAAGGCGCGCGCCTATCCTCTGGATGTGACCGACAAGCATCAGGTCAAGGCGGTCGTCGATGCGGCGGTCGCCGATTTCGGCCGCCTCGACGTCATCGTCAACAATGCCGGGCTGATGCCGATCCGTCCCATGATCGAAGTGAACACCGACGAATGGGACGCGATGATCGACGTCAATCTGAAGGGCGTGCTCTATGGAATCGCCGCCGCTCTGCCGATCTTCGTCGCGCAGGACAGCGGCCATGTCATCAACATCAGCTCCGTCGCCGGCACAAAAGTCTTCGCGCCGGGCGGCACGGTCTATTCGGGCACGAAATTCGCCGTGCGCGCGATCTCCGAGGGGCTCCGGCAGGAAATCGGCGGCAAGATCCGCGTCACCTCGATCGAGCCGGGCGCCGTCGATAGCGACCTCAAATATTCGACGACGAGCGCCGCCCGCGCGACTGTGATGGACTTTTACAAGATCGCTATTCCGGCCGCTTCCGTCGCGCGCGCCATCGCTTTCGCGATCGAGCAGCCCGCCGATGTGGACATCAATGAAATCGTGCTGCGCCCGACCGCGCAGGAATTCTGA
- a CDS encoding putative quinol monooxygenase produces the protein MRTRMTGGALRMRVAILATVEGQTAMTVKIIALLTARPDKKEALEALLTGMIAPSRAEPGNLRYDLWRDQADPARFVLDELYASSEAIAAHRETHHFRAYLAAINDLAERTALSLAPVQVG, from the coding sequence ATGAGAACGCGCATGACCGGCGGGGCGCTGCGCATGCGCGTCGCGATCCTCGCGACAGTCGAAGGACAGACGGCAATGACAGTGAAAATCATCGCTCTGCTCACCGCTAGACCCGACAAGAAAGAGGCGCTCGAAGCGCTGCTCACCGGCATGATCGCGCCGAGCCGCGCAGAGCCGGGCAATCTGCGCTATGATCTATGGCGCGACCAGGCCGACCCCGCGCGCTTCGTGCTCGACGAGCTCTACGCGAGCAGCGAAGCAATTGCGGCGCATCGCGAGACGCACCATTTCCGAGCCTATCTCGCGGCGATCAATGATCTCGCCGAAAGGACGGCCTTGTCGCTCGCCCCCGTCCAGGTGGGCTGA
- a CDS encoding type 1 glutamine amidotransferase domain-containing protein, whose protein sequence is MTKGKVLVIGSNATRIEVQGGGWGATGQYLNETVVPAMALIDADYEIVLATPDGTKPHIDATSDSAAHFDSDEAAYRRAKSFYAEHPAMNAPRKLREVIAEGLDIYVGVFVPGGHAPIADLMQDRDMGEVLRHFHESAKPTALLCHGPIAVVAAMPRAREFRAALIAGAVETARKWAKGWQYAGYRMTVFSASEETVAENQILHAKLYFDMPFALTAAGGDVSVGSVDFAPHVVIDRELITGQNPRSDHPIAAAFVAALDRSLAPT, encoded by the coding sequence ATGACTAAAGGGAAAGTGCTGGTGATCGGCTCCAACGCCACACGGATCGAGGTCCAGGGCGGCGGCTGGGGCGCGACCGGTCAATATCTCAACGAAACAGTCGTCCCTGCCATGGCGCTGATCGACGCCGACTATGAGATCGTCCTCGCCACGCCCGACGGAACCAAGCCGCATATCGACGCAACGTCGGACTCGGCCGCGCATTTCGACAGCGACGAGGCCGCCTATCGGCGTGCGAAAAGCTTCTACGCCGAGCATCCCGCGATGAACGCGCCGCGCAAGCTGCGCGAGGTCATCGCGGAAGGTCTCGACATTTATGTCGGCGTCTTCGTTCCCGGCGGACACGCGCCGATCGCAGACCTCATGCAGGATCGCGACATGGGCGAGGTCCTTCGCCATTTCCACGAAAGCGCCAAGCCCACCGCCCTACTCTGCCATGGTCCGATCGCGGTGGTCGCGGCGATGCCGCGCGCTCGCGAATTCCGCGCGGCTCTGATCGCCGGCGCCGTCGAGACCGCCAGGAAATGGGCCAAGGGCTGGCAATATGCCGGCTATAGGATGACCGTATTCTCCGCGAGCGAGGAGACGGTCGCCGAAAACCAAATCCTCCATGCGAAGCTCTATTTCGACATGCCCTTCGCGCTGACGGCGGCGGGCGGCGATGTTTCCGTCGGCTCGGTCGACTTCGCGCCGCATGTCGTCATCGACCGTGAGCTCATCACCGGACAGAACCCACGTTCCGATCATCCGATCGCTGCGGCTTTCGTCGCTGCATTGGATCGCTCGCTCGCGCCGACATGA
- a CDS encoding LysR family transcriptional regulator, whose product MRYDLNLLPIFAALMEERSVTRAAERLGMTQPAMSNALARLRAMLQDQLFIRGRYGMQPTPIALELAPVIADALTKLDDAVLGQQDFDPAKAERLFTIAPNSYVEYVLAPAIVARLGRIAPGVTLRLTPYGADLAETGVVSGATAMVLGRIVDPPDNLVVQHLMEESLACVVRADHPEIGDKITRKQFEALRHVNVVPPGRLRVGLFQALARQELRRDVAISVTNFFAVAEMVAVTDYCATLPRLICRRLADDRRLKVLPAPVDLGTFPVEMAWHMRYRHDPAHRWLRSLIAEVASDIVGEI is encoded by the coding sequence ATGCGCTATGATCTGAACCTGCTGCCCATTTTCGCCGCCTTGATGGAGGAGCGCAGCGTCACTCGCGCGGCGGAGCGGCTCGGCATGACCCAGCCGGCCATGTCCAATGCATTGGCGCGGCTACGGGCGATGCTGCAAGATCAGCTCTTCATCCGTGGGCGCTACGGCATGCAGCCGACCCCGATCGCTCTGGAGCTCGCTCCGGTGATCGCCGATGCGCTGACGAAGCTCGACGACGCTGTGCTGGGCCAGCAGGATTTCGATCCGGCGAAGGCCGAGCGTCTCTTCACCATCGCGCCCAACAGCTATGTCGAATATGTGCTGGCGCCGGCGATCGTCGCGCGGCTCGGGCGGATCGCGCCGGGAGTCACTTTGCGTCTCACGCCTTATGGCGCCGACCTCGCGGAGACCGGAGTCGTTTCCGGCGCCACGGCGATGGTTCTCGGCCGTATCGTCGACCCGCCGGACAATCTCGTCGTGCAGCATCTGATGGAGGAGAGCCTGGCCTGCGTGGTGCGGGCGGATCACCCCGAAATCGGCGACAAGATCACGAGGAAGCAGTTCGAGGCGCTGCGCCACGTCAATGTGGTTCCACCCGGCCGCCTGCGCGTGGGGCTGTTTCAGGCGCTGGCGCGACAGGAGCTGCGGCGCGACGTCGCCATTTCGGTGACGAATTTCTTCGCGGTCGCGGAGATGGTGGCGGTTACCGATTATTGCGCGACCTTGCCGCGCCTGATCTGCCGCCGCCTCGCCGACGACCGACGGCTCAAAGTGCTGCCGGCTCCCGTCGATCTCGGAACCTTCCCGGTCGAGATGGCGTGGCACATGCGCTACCGCCACGATCCCGCCCATCGCTGGCTGCGGTCTTTGATCGCCGAAGTCGCGAGCGATATCGTCGGCGAGATTTGA
- a CDS encoding AAA family ATPase: MQRLLSALTRYAPLLLLPLWILSTLQLAIQSGVTTQSANAFLTRGSWFYFAVATMAWAAVVAGLLHAGRAWPRFLSHRWIMDILDRLTNKNALERLVAGESRISVLIDANDLRQRLKAKVIGQDEVCDDIAAQIRRRLALSLRNRPVGVFLFAGSPGTGKTYLGKCLAVALDRPLLHLDMTQFSSPLASTQIFGSPQGYAGSDSYGKLTAMLRNHPEVVVLLDEFEKAHDEVHKKFLTAWNDGFVTEASDGRQISTTRAIFIVTTNAATEQLTKIAKAGAGAPDEIRRASVEALKAESFAPEVLNRIDRIFVFAPLRGLDVARVAALEIEAMIAGYGLSVADGGIDAHLLFDIMQRHERLGAAASSRDLARAIEDTISDSLIEAKQRNAQRVMLVNDGGRVVVEPA; encoded by the coding sequence ATGCAGCGGCTCCTCTCCGCGCTCACGCGTTACGCGCCATTGCTGTTGCTGCCCCTATGGATTTTGTCCACCCTCCAATTGGCGATTCAGTCCGGCGTCACCACGCAATCCGCCAATGCGTTCCTCACACGCGGCTCCTGGTTCTATTTTGCCGTAGCGACAATGGCCTGGGCCGCAGTTGTCGCCGGACTGCTCCACGCCGGGAGGGCGTGGCCTCGCTTTCTATCCCACAGGTGGATCATGGATATTCTCGACCGCCTCACCAACAAAAACGCGCTGGAGCGCCTCGTGGCCGGCGAAAGCCGAATATCGGTGCTGATCGACGCCAATGATCTGAGACAGCGGCTGAAAGCGAAGGTCATCGGGCAGGACGAGGTGTGCGACGACATCGCCGCGCAAATTCGTCGCCGTCTGGCGCTGAGCCTGCGGAACAGGCCGGTCGGCGTTTTCTTGTTCGCGGGCTCGCCTGGAACAGGCAAGACCTATCTCGGAAAATGTCTCGCGGTGGCGTTGGATCGGCCGCTGCTCCATCTGGACATGACGCAATTCTCCTCGCCTCTGGCGTCGACCCAAATATTCGGCTCGCCGCAAGGCTACGCCGGCTCTGACAGCTATGGAAAGCTGACGGCGATGCTGCGCAACCACCCGGAAGTCGTCGTTCTGCTCGACGAGTTCGAGAAAGCGCATGACGAGGTTCACAAGAAATTCCTCACCGCATGGAACGACGGTTTCGTGACCGAGGCGTCGGACGGACGCCAGATCTCGACGACGCGTGCGATTTTCATCGTGACGACCAATGCGGCGACGGAGCAGCTGACGAAGATCGCCAAGGCCGGCGCCGGCGCGCCTGACGAGATCCGCCGCGCCTCGGTGGAGGCGCTGAAAGCTGAAAGCTTCGCGCCCGAGGTTCTCAATCGGATCGATCGGATTTTCGTGTTCGCGCCGCTTCGAGGGCTCGATGTCGCGCGAGTGGCCGCGCTCGAGATCGAGGCGATGATCGCCGGCTATGGCCTTTCGGTCGCCGATGGCGGCATAGATGCGCATCTGCTCTTCGATATCATGCAGCGGCACGAGCGCCTCGGCGCGGCCGCATCGTCGCGCGATCTGGCGCGCGCGATAGAAGACACGATCAGCGATTCTCTGATCGAGGCGAAGCAGCGCAATGCGCAGCGCGTCATGCTCGTCAATGACGGCGGCAGAGTGGTGGTCGAACCCGCATGA